A window of the Tunturibacter empetritectus genome harbors these coding sequences:
- a CDS encoding amidohydrolase, with translation MQTWQRIAVCWITATAVGMAIPSRAQEVSALVEKQLPDFLTTYKSIHAAPELSHHEAQTSALLAGELRKAGYSVTERVGKYPDGSQAYGVVAILKNGAGPTLLIRTDLDALPVTEKTSLPYASSVRSKNPAGQDVGVMHACGHDVHITTIIGVARNMAALMSQWHGTLMLIGQPSEETIDGAKAMLADHLYERFGQPDLAIALHDANFAAGKVSVVSGPALASSTSIDVVMRGVGSHGAAPEAGKDPIVMASEFVVAAQTIVSRSIAPDQPAVVTVGDIHGGTKRNIIPDEVKMELTTRCYSEAVRQAIIEGVRRTAKGIAIAAGVPEDRMPLVTVLEGESTPATINDAVLAARLQKIFVEKLGVENVVERKPVMGSEDFGIFSLDHKIPAVIFWLGAYDPAKVAESERTGSVLPSPHSPFFAPLPEPTIRTGVTAMTDAAVSLLQ, from the coding sequence ATGCAGACATGGCAGCGAATAGCGGTATGCTGGATCACTGCGACAGCGGTTGGCATGGCAATTCCATCACGCGCGCAAGAGGTCTCGGCGCTGGTCGAGAAGCAGCTTCCGGACTTTTTGACGACCTACAAGAGTATTCATGCTGCGCCCGAACTCTCTCATCATGAGGCTCAGACCTCGGCCTTGCTGGCAGGCGAACTACGCAAGGCGGGTTACTCCGTTACAGAGCGCGTGGGAAAGTATCCTGACGGCTCGCAGGCGTATGGCGTGGTCGCGATTCTCAAGAATGGCGCAGGTCCAACCTTACTAATCAGGACCGACCTTGACGCTCTCCCGGTGACCGAGAAGACGTCGTTGCCTTATGCAAGCTCTGTGCGATCGAAAAACCCTGCGGGACAGGACGTCGGCGTTATGCATGCCTGCGGGCATGATGTTCATATCACCACCATAATCGGGGTAGCGCGCAATATGGCTGCACTGATGAGCCAATGGCACGGGACGCTGATGTTGATCGGGCAGCCGAGCGAAGAGACGATCGATGGGGCGAAGGCGATGTTGGCTGATCATCTGTATGAGCGCTTCGGTCAGCCGGACTTGGCGATTGCGCTCCATGATGCGAACTTCGCGGCGGGCAAGGTCTCGGTGGTGTCAGGTCCGGCGCTGGCTAGTTCTACCTCAATCGATGTGGTGATGCGAGGCGTCGGCAGCCACGGTGCGGCACCGGAGGCGGGCAAAGATCCGATCGTGATGGCGAGCGAGTTTGTGGTAGCGGCACAGACGATCGTGAGCCGGTCTATTGCTCCCGACCAGCCGGCCGTTGTGACCGTGGGCGACATTCATGGCGGTACGAAGCGCAACATCATTCCAGACGAAGTGAAGATGGAGCTGACAACCCGCTGCTACAGCGAGGCGGTACGACAGGCGATCATCGAGGGTGTACGGCGCACAGCTAAAGGAATCGCCATTGCGGCCGGCGTCCCAGAGGACAGGATGCCACTCGTGACGGTGCTTGAGGGCGAATCGACGCCGGCCACGATAAACGATGCGGTGCTTGCGGCACGGCTGCAGAAGATATTTGTTGAGAAGCTTGGTGTCGAAAACGTAGTCGAGAGAAAGCCCGTCATGGGCAGTGAAGACTTTGGAATATTCAGCCTCGATCACAAGATTCCGGCAGTCATCTTCTGGCTCGGCGCCTATGACCCTGCGAAGGTGGCGGAGAGTGAACGCACCGGCTCCGTGCTGCCTTCACCACACTCTCCCTTCTTTGCTCCGCTGCCGGAGCCGACCATACGTACCGGCGTCACGGCGATGACTGATGCAGCAGTCTCATTGCTGCAATAA